In a genomic window of Gloeothece verrucosa PCC 7822:
- a CDS encoding DevA family ABC transporter ATP-binding protein: MNNPVVEISRLNYYYGHGTLRKQILFNIILDIFQGEIVILSGPSGSGKTTLLTLIGALRKITEGSIKVLNQELLKSSDTELIEVRRKIGYIFQAHNLLRSLTARENVQMTIQLHKDISQEEARIKSEAILRTVGLGKWINYYPDDLSGGQKQRVAIARALVCSPKLVLADEPTASLDSKSGRAVVEILQSLVKEKGSTVLMVTHDNRILDIADRIIYMEDGCLVTGHNFYPSKQ, from the coding sequence ATGAATAATCCTGTAGTTGAAATTTCAAGGCTTAATTACTATTATGGTCATGGAACCTTACGCAAGCAAATACTATTCAACATCATTCTCGATATTTTCCAAGGAGAGATCGTCATTTTATCAGGTCCTTCAGGTTCTGGGAAAACCACATTATTAACCTTGATTGGAGCTTTAAGAAAAATCACAGAAGGCAGTATAAAAGTTTTAAATCAAGAACTTCTTAAAAGTAGTGATACAGAATTAATAGAAGTGCGGCGAAAAATTGGTTATATTTTCCAAGCACATAATTTACTGAGGTCTTTAACGGCTCGCGAAAATGTACAGATGACGATACAACTCCATAAAGATATTTCTCAAGAAGAAGCCCGAATTAAATCAGAAGCCATTCTTAGAACTGTAGGCCTAGGAAAATGGATTAATTATTATCCTGATGATTTATCTGGAGGACAAAAACAGCGAGTTGCCATTGCGCGGGCTTTAGTTTGTTCTCCTAAATTAGTTTTAGCAGATGAACCGACGGCTTCCTTAGATAGTAAATCTGGTCGAGCGGTAGTAGAAATTTTACAATCTTTAGTCAAAGAAAAAGGAAGTACAGTGCTTATGGTCACTCATGATAACCGTATTTTAGATATTGCTGATCGAATTATTTATATGGAAGATGGTTGTTTAGTGACAGGACATAATTTTTATCCATCTAAGCAATAG
- a CDS encoding cytochrome c oxidase subunit II, whose amino-acid sequence MLTILEYLLLAALIALDLIISRWIGQQSYSWMPPEATAEARRVDELFSFLVTAGAFIYIGVISVILYSILFFRAKEDDYSEGHPGRGNWKIEVLWTVIPIILVMWLAIQSYSIYGELDISGLSKLVQLVNPLEKAAYAKSFDHQSNSRQEVSNQKVDEDIQVFVKQWQWYFRYKNGLETHELHLPLNETVRLVMNSLDVIHGFYVPEFRLKQDIFPNRTITFVFSPTRAGKYRLQDSQFSGTYFSLMQANVYVESPQEYNQWLNKAANAQIKTQENERIASEQEWGAEPVPHQSLKAENLRPEPSKKPLFNSGWQS is encoded by the coding sequence ATGTTAACGATTCTCGAATACCTATTATTGGCTGCTTTGATAGCACTAGATTTAATCATCAGCCGTTGGATAGGACAGCAATCCTATAGCTGGATGCCACCTGAAGCGACGGCAGAAGCACGACGGGTTGACGAATTATTTAGTTTTTTAGTCACAGCCGGAGCCTTTATATACATAGGAGTAATCAGCGTAATACTTTATTCAATTCTTTTTTTCAGAGCAAAAGAAGATGATTATAGTGAAGGACATCCTGGCCGGGGAAATTGGAAAATAGAAGTTCTTTGGACAGTTATACCAATTATTTTAGTAATGTGGTTAGCTATTCAAAGCTATAGTATTTACGGAGAATTAGATATATCAGGGTTATCTAAGTTAGTACAACTGGTTAATCCTTTAGAAAAAGCCGCTTATGCCAAAAGCTTTGATCATCAAAGCAACAGCCGCCAAGAGGTTAGCAACCAAAAAGTTGATGAAGACATTCAAGTTTTTGTCAAGCAGTGGCAATGGTATTTTCGCTATAAAAACGGCTTAGAAACTCATGAACTTCACTTACCGTTAAACGAAACAGTACGTTTAGTGATGAATTCACTAGATGTAATTCATGGCTTCTATGTTCCGGAATTTAGGCTCAAACAAGATATTTTTCCTAATCGCACTATTACTTTTGTTTTTAGTCCAACCCGAGCCGGAAAATATCGCTTACAAGATTCTCAATTCAGTGGAACTTATTTTTCTTTAATGCAGGCCAATGTTTATGTTGAATCTCCTCAAGAGTACAATCAATGGCTTAATAAAGCGGCTAATGCTCAAATAAAAACTCAAGAAAATGAGCGGATTGCCAGCGAACAAGAGTGGGGTGCGGAACCGGTTCCGCACCAATCCTTAAAAGCAGAAAATTTGCGCCCTGAACCCAGCAAAAAACCACTTTTTAATAGTGGTTGGCAAAGTTAA
- a CDS encoding cytochrome c oxidase subunit I → MTNQSLTETNKNRRSDNRSENNWRRYLSFSTDHKVIGVQYLLTTFFFFLIGGLLAMIIRGELLTPESDLVDRALYNGLFTMHGTIMIFLWIIPCMAGLANYLVPLMIGAKDMAFPLLNAIAFWIIPPSGLLMLSSFLLPDGTAQSGWWSYPPISLEIPGGQPINGQFIWILSLIFIGISSIMGAVNFITTIIWMRAPGMTFFRMPVFVWTVLSAQLLQLISLPSLTGAIIMLLFDLLGTHFFTPLHNGEPVIYQHLFWFYSHPAVYVMALPAFGIFSEIIPAFSRNPLFGYRSVALASFGIALVSLFVWAHHMFASATPSWLRITFMITSMIVAVPTGIKVFAWTATVWKSKLHLQTPMLFALAGVIMFIFAGITGVMLSAVPFDLHVNNTHFVVGHFHYVVYNTITMAIFGAFYFWFPKITGRMYSEGWGKLHFWLTFIGANLTFFPMHPVGLQGMVRRVSSYPPEYQGWNIIASLGSFLLGVSILPFIANMIYSCLEGEKASNNPWYATGLEWATSSPPPQENFAEVPTVTRPPYDYGDPKIAVIEPSD, encoded by the coding sequence ATGACCAATCAAAGCCTTACCGAAACCAATAAAAACCGTCGCTCTGACAACCGATCAGAAAATAATTGGCGACGTTATTTAAGTTTTAGTACAGATCACAAAGTAATCGGAGTTCAATATTTATTAACAACCTTCTTTTTCTTTTTAATTGGTGGACTTCTAGCCATGATTATCAGAGGGGAATTGCTCACGCCTGAATCTGATCTCGTGGATCGCGCCCTTTATAATGGCTTGTTTACCATGCACGGCACCATCATGATCTTTTTATGGATTATTCCCTGTATGGCAGGTTTAGCTAATTATTTAGTGCCGCTAATGATCGGAGCTAAAGATATGGCTTTTCCCTTATTAAACGCCATTGCTTTTTGGATTATTCCCCCAAGCGGCTTATTAATGCTATCGAGTTTTTTGTTACCAGATGGTACAGCACAATCCGGTTGGTGGTCTTACCCTCCCATTAGCCTTGAAATTCCAGGTGGACAGCCAATCAACGGTCAATTTATTTGGATTTTAAGCTTAATTTTTATCGGTATCTCATCAATTATGGGAGCCGTCAACTTCATCACTACCATTATATGGATGCGTGCCCCAGGTATGACATTTTTTAGAATGCCTGTGTTTGTTTGGACAGTTTTAAGCGCCCAATTACTACAATTAATTAGCTTACCTTCTCTAACAGGAGCAATAATTATGCTCTTGTTTGATTTGTTAGGAACACACTTTTTTACCCCTTTACATAATGGAGAACCCGTTATTTATCAACATTTATTTTGGTTTTATTCTCATCCGGCTGTTTATGTAATGGCTTTACCAGCATTTGGTATTTTCTCAGAAATTATTCCCGCTTTTAGTCGTAATCCTTTATTTGGTTATAGAAGCGTTGCTTTAGCCTCTTTCGGTATTGCTTTAGTAAGCCTTTTTGTCTGGGCACATCATATGTTTGCTAGTGCAACACCCAGTTGGTTAAGAATTACTTTTATGATTACTTCTATGATAGTAGCTGTGCCTACCGGCATTAAAGTATTTGCTTGGACAGCCACCGTTTGGAAATCTAAATTACATTTACAAACTCCCATGCTTTTTGCTTTAGCAGGAGTCATTATGTTTATTTTTGCTGGTATTACAGGAGTCATGCTTAGTGCTGTTCCTTTCGATTTACACGTCAATAATACACATTTCGTAGTAGGTCATTTTCATTATGTTGTTTATAACACGATCACGATGGCTATTTTTGGAGCATTTTATTTTTGGTTCCCCAAAATTACCGGACGAATGTACTCAGAAGGTTGGGGAAAATTACATTTTTGGCTAACATTTATCGGTGCTAATTTGACCTTTTTTCCTATGCACCCAGTAGGATTGCAAGGAATGGTTCGCCGCGTCTCTTCTTATCCTCCCGAATATCAGGGATGGAACATTATTGCTAGTCTTGGCTCATTTTTACTCGGCGTTTCGATTTTACCTTTTATTGCTAATATGATTTATTCTTGCCTTGAAGGAGAAAAAGCAAGTAATAATCCTTGGTATGCAACAGGATTAGAATGGGCAACTTCTTCTCCTCCTCCTCAAGAAAATTTTGCCGAAGTTCCTACAGTTACAAGACCTCCTTA